CCGCGCCCTGCGCGGTGCGGGCGGCGGCGATTCGCGCGCTCGACGCCGCAGGCGTGGCGTGGACCGAAGTGTTCGTGGGCGGCGGCGTCGCGGCGGTGGGTGCCGCGCTGGCCGCGGGTCTTGCGGTGTCGCCGCTGGCGCGCCGGGTCGCGCCGCGCGAACTCATCGACGTTGGCGCGCGGCTCGGCTTGCCCGCGCTGCCGGCTTCGCAAGTGATGCTTTACTCGCGCGTGCGCGAGCCTCGAACCGCTGCGACGCTGCAATTGCTCGCTTCGGGGCTCGGCACGGGCTAACCGGCGCTCAGCTCAGGATGGGCGGCAGTGCGTGCGGCGCGGGAATCGCGCGCTGGATATGCGGCGGCGGCGCATCGACCACGAGCTTGTGGCGCGGCGCGGGACGCATCGCGGCGGGCTTCGGCGCGGGCCGCTTTTGCGTGACGGTTTTGGGCGCGGCTGCCGCGCCAGAAGCCGGATGATGCGTATGTGCCGCCGCGTGGACCTCGCCGGGCGTATGCCGCTGCGCCACGGCGTGCCCCTTGGCGTGCGACGGCTTGCCGGCTTTCGCAACATTGCGCGGGGCACTCGCATGCGCGGAACCCGCCGCGCGTGCAGGGCGTCCGGTCGTGTGCGACGCCGCAGTACCATGCGCTCCGCGCGCGTTGGATGCGTGCGCCCTATGCGATTGCTGCGCAGCTGTCGCTCCCTGCATGCGTGCCTGCCGTCTTCGCCTGCCCCAATGCCCACACCGGCGCGGCAAAAACCATTGCCGCGACCATCAATACGCCTGCCCGCACCCCGTCTCTCCCCAAATGCCGTCTCAATGTCCGGGGAGGATTATACCGAGTCAAAACTTGCAATAATCCACATATGGACTAATATCTATTAAAAGTTCAATTCGGGACTCGACCACCATGGCACCTGCCACTGCTTCCGTCACTGCGCCGCGCCGTTCCGGCGCCGAGCCCTCGCTCACCGAAATGTCGGCCGCGGGGCTGAGGGCGTTCTTCCGAATTGCGAGCGACTGGGACCTGAGCGCCGAAGAGCAGATTATTCTGCTCGGCTCGCCGGGCCGATCCACGTTCTTCAAGTGGAAGCAGTCCCCGCAAACCGCCCGGCTCGGCCGCGACACACTCGAACGCCTTTCGCTGCTGCTCGGCATCTACAAGGCGCTGCAGATTCTCCTGCCCCAACCCACCTCCGCCGACACCTGGATCAAGCGCCCCAACAGCGCGCCGCCCTTTGGCGGCCGGCGCGCGCTCGACCGCATGCTGGCCGGCAATGTCAGCGACCTCGTGGCGGTGCGCCAGTATCTCGACGCAATGCGAGGCGGCTGGGCGTGACGCAATCGAACTGGCAAGACCGCTGGCGCAGCGCGCAGCTCACCTGGTCACCCGCGTTCAGGGTGATTCCCACCCGTTTTCCCGCCGTGAACCTGTTCGACCGCGTGGCTTCCGCGGACGACTTCGAGGCGCTTTACGCGCTCGAAGCGCTCACCAACGACCGCCTGCGCACCGAAACCGGCGACCTCGACCTCGTGCCGCGCGAGGAGCGCCGCTTCGGCCCTGGCTACGGGCCGATCATGGCGGCATTCACGCATCTGAATCCACAAGGCAGCCGCTTTTCCGACGGCACGTATGGCGTGTTCTACTGCGCCCGCTCGCGCGCGACTGCCGTAGCGGAAACGCGCTATCACTCGGGGCTCTTTCTCGCGGCCACGAACGAGCCGCCCATCCGCCAGCAGATGCGGCTCTACACGGTGAGCGCGCAAGGCGAGGTGATCGATTTGCGCGACGACCCCGCGCTCGACCCGAGCGTGCTCTCGCCCGACGACTACACCTCCGGCCAGGCGCTAGGCCGCGCCGCCCGCGAGGCGCGTGCGCCCGGCATTGCGTATCCGTCGGTGCGCGACGAGGACGGCCAATGCCTCGCCGCGCTCAGCACGACGCTGCTGCGCGCGTGCCATCACGCGGCGTATCTGGAATACAACTGGAATGGGCACACGATCGACATGGTGTTCGAGTTGAACCGCATCGTGTAGCGCGAGCCGCCAAAGAGAGACCGCGAGGCGCGAGCCTCAGGGCAGCACAATCGCGGCCGCGCCGTGCGCGAGCGCTTCGACCTGCGAGACCGACCAGATGCGCGACGTGAGCGCCTCCACCATGGTGAGGCGTCCTTCGGTGATGAACGCGCCCGTGTCGATGAACACTTGCGAGCCGATCTGCCGCACTTCACGCACCGGCGTATGTCCGCAGAACGTGAGCGAGAGCGCATGGCGCGCCGGGTCGCCGGTGCCGAGCACGAGATCGCGCCCCCAAAGCATGCGTTCGCGCACTTCGGAATCGAACTGGCCGCTGTCGAGCGCGGCATCGTCGCCGAAAAATTCCGCGTGGATGATGTTGAAGCGCTTTTCGCCCTCGCCTACTACGCGCGCGAGCGGCAATTGGCGCAGCCGTTGCGCGTAGTGCACGAGTTCGGCGTCACGCACGCTCTGCGCCCAGCCGCCGCCGATGCCATACCAGCGATTGCGCGGCATCCGCCCTTCGGCCACGGCGCACAGCGCATCTTCGTGATTGCCGAGCACGGCGTAGAACCACGGTTTATCGAGCAGCGCGAGCGCCTGTTCGCACTGCTCGCGTTCGCCCCGGTCAACGAGATCGCCCACCGAAAACAGGCGGTCACGCGCGGTGTCGAACTCCACTTCGCGCAAAAGATAGCGCAACGCCTCCACGCAACCATGCAAGTCGCCTACAACGAAATCGCGACCTGCAAGGTTGGCGGCATGGTGCTGCACGAGAGCGTCGGGTGTATGCGTCATTACTTCATCATAGCGCTGTGTGAGTGGGCCATATGAGCGCCAAATATCGTATTGACAACGATTGCGAACGGCGCATCACGAAGCAGACTACACGCAAGCGGCGTGCCTGCGCCCACAGCATACGCGTTTGCGGCCGCCGCTGCCGCCACTGCCACC
The nucleotide sequence above comes from Paraburkholderia flagellata. Encoded proteins:
- a CDS encoding MbcA/ParS/Xre antitoxin family protein: MSAAGLRAFFRIASDWDLSAEEQIILLGSPGRSTFFKWKQSPQTARLGRDTLERLSLLLGIYKALQILLPQPTSADTWIKRPNSAPPFGGRRALDRMLAGNVSDLVAVRQYLDAMRGGWA
- a CDS encoding RES family NAD+ phosphorylase produces the protein MTQSNWQDRWRSAQLTWSPAFRVIPTRFPAVNLFDRVASADDFEALYALEALTNDRLRTETGDLDLVPREERRFGPGYGPIMAAFTHLNPQGSRFSDGTYGVFYCARSRATAVAETRYHSGLFLAATNEPPIRQQMRLYTVSAQGEVIDLRDDPALDPSVLSPDDYTSGQALGRAAREARAPGIAYPSVRDEDGQCLAALSTTLLRACHHAAYLEYNWNGHTIDMVFELNRIV
- a CDS encoding metallophosphoesterase, translating into MTHTPDALVQHHAANLAGRDFVVGDLHGCVEALRYLLREVEFDTARDRLFSVGDLVDRGEREQCEQALALLDKPWFYAVLGNHEDALCAVAEGRMPRNRWYGIGGGWAQSVRDAELVHYAQRLRQLPLARVVGEGEKRFNIIHAEFFGDDAALDSGQFDSEVRERMLWGRDLVLGTGDPARHALSLTFCGHTPVREVRQIGSQVFIDTGAFITEGRLTMVEALTSRIWSVSQVEALAHGAAAIVLP